The genomic interval AGGAGCATGGGATCGGGAAGAGAAAGAGCAGCTACACCTTGGAGCAGCTGGAGAAGGTGTTCGGTCAGGGAGGCTGGGACTCTCAGAGCTGTGCCCCGGTGCTGATCAACAGCAGCGGGTTGTACCAGGAGATGGAGTCTGACGGCAGCACGCTGGAGGACTTCTCGCAGGAGGACTGGTGCAACCAGGTGCTGGACTCGGCCTTCCAGGAGGGAGACATGGACACCGGTGAGATCCGTTTcaatttatgaaaaagtaattgtGACAAAATTGGATGGATGAAATTAATCCATTATTTTTGTATGCCATGTTTTTTCCTCTGGTTTAGAAGAACTACAGGTGCCTAAAAGCAGAGCTCTACAGATTCAAGCAGAATTGTATGAATTAACCCagtaagttttgttttgctttttcaaataaagCTTGTTTTTACATGACTGTAGTAAATTGCTGTTATATCTCCTCACTCTGAGAATCTgggttttaaaattttactggaTTCTTCAACCAAACTTCTCCAGGTTCAGTGTTCATAACTGTGCACTCTCAGTAGCAGCACTTACGTTTTCttaccattttttaaatctgctcatGGGCAAAACTACAGTGTTCCAAAAGTGTTCGCGCCTCTTGAAAATACGAAgatattttgaactttttcacaatttgtcatgATGTGACCTCAAATTTCTATGTACTGACGAAGCGCAACtgatttctgtcattttggAAGATCGGCAGCTTAGatgtgaagccaatcttatcTGCCTCCGAACAGACAGATCCGCCCACCGAGTCACGTCTGTACGCGCGTGATTAACAATATTCACCTcgctgttgccaactcagctgCTTTGTCGTTATATTTAGTAGGAATGCATGACGTAGCTGCAGTAACATCGGCATGGGCCGATATTGGCAGTTTCTTAACCTACAGCAGAGAAGCAGTGGTAAAGTCAGCAGCGTCATAAAAGCGTTATTAATACTGGATATTGGCACAAAGTTTCATTTCGGTGCAGCCCtgatattgagcaacattttagacaaaaaaaaatcagccaaaatcagaatcaacGGGTCAGGGTTTTTATAAGATCGGTGATTGGCTGGAAAACTGCAGTGGGTGCACCCTCTAATTTTAAGTGAAAGAGGAGCACACACCTGAagagaataaataagaaatttttctaaatatttctcaaataaaataaaaataaaaaaatttcagaatGTTTATATTCAGCCCGTCTTTACTGCAGTACCCCCAAAGTAAATGCCCTAATTGGGTAATAAAGTTTAGCCGTGTGCAATTTCCTCTCATTGTAATCACATATTCCTAAATCAGGCGGTTGCTGCTGGTTCTGTGACTGTGTGCAGGAAAAGGGAGGCGATGCAGACGGTGATCCGCATCCTGGAGTCGGTGCAGCTGAACTGGGAGCATTTCCAGACGTGGACCGAGTTCTCCCGGCTGCACCTGTCCAACAAGCTGGCCATCTTTGGCGTGGGCTACAACACGCGCTGGCGCGACGACGTACGCTACCACTACGCCGAGATCAGCTCGCAGGTGCCGCTGGGCAAGCGGCTCCGGGAGTACTTCAACCCGGAGAAGCCGGAGGGCCGGGTCATCATGACCAAGGTCCAGAAGATGAACTGGAAGAACGTCTACTACAAGTTCCTGGACATCACCATCAGCGAGGCGCGCTGCCTGGAGCTCCACATGGAGGTGGACTGGATCCCCGTGTCGCGGCCGCTGCTGGCGAGCAGCAAAGGCTCGTCCCACTACCTCCTGCCCGGTTTCGTCCCCAAGACGCACGGCCTGTACGCCATCGGCTGCGAGGCCCTGCCGGCCTGCGACGCCGCTTGCACGCCGCCTCCTCCGGCCAACGACGAGGAGGACGACGACAGTAGCTCGCCCCGGCGGGAGGCGGAGAACGGGTCGGAGCGCGACGTCAGGACTGGGCCCGCCGTCACTTACTGCTACCTGGGCGTCGCCGAGGACAGGACCATCCAGCAGTGCCTCTCCCAGCACTTTCAGGGACCCGGGAAGCACTGCGTCTATGGGGAGCCGTCCGGCGTGACCCGCTTCCTGCAGGAGAACAGCGCCGGCGCCGGCGCCAGGACGGATCAGCATGGCGGAGACTCGCAGCAGCGCTGCGCCGTTTACGTGAAATTCATCGAGGTGGAGCTGGACTTCCTCTCGGCGGGCTCCCTGGTGGAATGCCTGGAAACGGCCGTCGGTTATTCCTTAAGGTTCAACAACAAGGAAACATCGTAACCACCACCCCGTCGGTTTACAGATGACTCTGCAGCTCtggtggaggcagcatcatgctgcgggaTGCTCTTCTGGTTAAGcagcttaaaagaaaaaagtaaagaaaagatttttttttttttttttttgtctctggcTGTCATGGAAACAAGCGTTGACATGTAACGTTCATTTGTCGCTGAGGGATGTATTTACGTACGCATCACCAGTTAAAAGCTGCCCACCATAATAAGCTCACCAAGTTATTCAGAATACTAAGTCCTTCAGTTTCGATGCAGAGTTTCATCAGAGTTCAAGTGTTCAAGCTGACAGAGTTTCTAAATGAACAACAGTTTCTGCCTCAGTATGATCTGCAGCACTGACAACAGCGCTTATTATTGAATATTGTGCACTAAGATTCTCCAGCTGCTTGTTAGGCTTTATGTGACATGTCTGATCAGGGAGAGTAGGGCTGGAGGTCGGTAtctgtgtgtgcgcgcgcatgtgtgtgtgtgtgtgtgtctgtgggtggGCGTTGCGCTGCAGTATGCATCTGTCTACCTCATTAAGACGTAGCAAACCAAGCAGTGAGGGACCACAGCTGGATGTATTCAGAAACTGCCTTCACTTGGACCGTTGGTTTGAGTCCACAGAGCATCTATGGGTAGAGGCGAAGTCATGCCTTATGTTTTGCACATGTGGCGGGTTTAGCAAGCAAGAGATGCTTCCACACAAACTACAGAACCGGATGGCGTGAGCCGGCGTCTACCGAGCCGACTGTAGGCCCGGACGAGGAAGCAGGATTCACTGTTTTTCGAGACAACGTCCAGCTCAGATTAAGATCTTCAACGTTTACGACGATAGCTGATAACTTGTTACAGGCCAGGATCCCAGTAACCAATCGGTTCCCTGAgagagaataaataataatattaataataataaaaaaaaacaaaaataaaacagttttacacCCGACCAGAAACAACTTCCTCATGAAGTGTCTCTGGCGGATCGTTATGCAGCCTGGAATCGTCTTCTGCAAACGTCTGAATCACATAATGATCAGTTCACCCGTTTACCAGTTTAGAGCCCAATTCTGAATCTGTAgacaaaccatttcattcccATCTACTAAGCTATTGTAAATCAGTTTCCTGTTATGATAATAAATTAAGGAggtaaataacaataaaacggttaaatgtcacatttaaattcatttaattagatgttttgtgtttcacaaTAGAGCCATTTAGGAGTGCACtcattgcagttttctggccgatcaccaaTCTCTTAAAAAGTCGCACCTGTTCGATAAgactttttattggtttttaggCCAAAGccaatattttttgtctaaaacatgGCAAGAAGGTATCTGAGTTGGCAACAATGGGGTCACTGTTGTTAACTGCGAACGTACACGTCAGAGCAACAGAGGACAGTAGTTGAGTTTTAGACTTTTAGATAAGATCAGTTTCACATAGAAGCATCAGCCAATCcctgatctcccaaaatgaaaggaaatcaGGGAGGATCTATCGGTGCACCCATAGATCTATTGATTGAGTTTTGCATCCCTCCCCACAGTTTTTGTACATTAGACCCCAAATCAACcattaaaaatttatataaGTTGTTGAAGGGAGTATTAAATAGaagtgcacaaaaaaaaaacttacctaTATTTAGTGATTTCATGCAAAAGAATTGCCCGAATTGGCGGGTCAGGCATTTTAAATATCGTAGCTCGGCCAGAAAATGCAATCGGTGCACTCTGTGTATTAAAACccaaaatgaccaaaactgTGCAGCGGCGACTTGCGACTGTGGATGAAGCTGGTTGAGATGTTTCCAACATTCCTAATAAACCAATTAAACATGAGCGCATTCAccaggaataaaaacattttctaaattattttatctatttagAATATTAGTAATCTGATagataaaattgtaaaatccTGAGATTGTATTGACTTTATAGTAGATTAACATACTGGAACCATATAATGCAGACACTAAATGGTTAAACTTGCTCAAACAGTTCAGATTGATCTCTTGAAGAAGTgggcaaaaattaaaaagagcatttaaatccaaaacaaagCCTGCCCACGTGGAGGCGCTGTTGGGTCACATCTGTTCGGAAACCGCTAAATCCTCTCCTGCATCGTTTCTTGTTGCTCTGATGCACATGAACCTGCTGGGATTTGTTCACAGTTTAGTTTGCAGCAACTCAGAcccatcataaaaaaataaaaaaaaacccggttctggttctggtttggaAATACCTGCCAGTGGTTTGGAGCATCTCTTGCTGCAGCCGCTGGCTGGTTGGTGATGTAACGATGTAACATTTCAAATGCAGACAACAGGAAACGTTTGCTGTGTTCAGAAGCCGGCCCGACAGCGCTGCGGCTCATTCAGGGCCCATAATAAAGCTGGACCCTTGAAGAGGATCTGCAGGTTACGTGCAATGAATGTGCCAGGAAGCGACTGCGGCACACAACAAAACGTGGCGTGTCCATATGAATCTATGTAATGTGAAATACCATATAgcttatataatatatatttgagaaCATCGGTGTTCTTGAGCATTCCAGCTTTTGTGAAATTTATTTGTTTGGGACatcaaagatataaaaaaaatgatatttttaccTCATTGATTTAATGccatgtactgtatgtgcttGTTTCTAAGTCACCATGTTGTCTGTTTACATGTTTGAAGAACAATAAATGGGGAACTCTCTGTGGTTAGCCACATACTAAAAGTAACCGGTGTGTGATTTATTAGCTTGTCAcgataaattttgctggacgatatgTTATTGCGATTAacagaatttttgttttggggatATTTGCAAGTAATGTACTGACAGTGGCATAATTGGTGCAACTTCACCTTCTCAAAGAATAATAATTGTTCTTTACGAAACTAAAGTTggacactggaactggaagatgttttaaatatccaaaatgaaacTCAACaatccaaaacaacaaataaaacggggggtgggggggcaaTAAACACGCACACAAAACCGAAACTGTAAAGAAAATTAATGATGAAATCTCTAGACAGAATTActcttcaaaaaatattcatcagaatggaaatgatcaagTCCATTTTTATCATGTGATCAATTGCTTATTGCAGCAGCCTCAGTTACTTAACAAGGCTCCAGATGAATCTGATGTGTGACCTAAAATGTGAACCAGAGCATTCAAGAATCTGAACTGGGATCAGTTGACTGATAGCTTCTCAACAAAAGGCTGTGAATACAGAGGGCTCCCTGTCTGCAGTGGTGAGAGGACTACGTTGTGACAACATGAGAGGAGGCTCCCATGTTAGTCACAACACCACTACACGCTTAACCGTGTTTCACTGAAACTTTGTGTTACACAAAGTAGTGTATGACTATTTATCTGAAGGAAAAtgacatggttttcaaaattgttAACAAATTCACTTTGATGGAAAGGTAAGACTCAAGCTGTAATTCCGCCTTTTGGCCAGGAGATGGCCCTGTGTAGCTGTTGCAGAAGTTGCTTGGCCCAGACTGTTCAACAGCAATATAAAAGCCCAACAGAACCTGCAAATGGTTCCCTGCAGTAGTCTGATGTTGTAGGAACTGGTGAGAACGTGCAACATCAAGACTGAATGTTAATGGTGAATCCAGTCCAAAAGGTTTCCCTCTACTGGCCAGAATAGAAAACCTTATGGGACAGTATCAGGTGTGTCTGTCGTAGAATCACTACCCACTCATTAAACTGATGACACCCTGTGTGTTTGCCATTAAACACTTACAAAATaactaaagtaaataaaataactaaagtaAATAACTAACAACGAGTCTCATCCACTCCATGACGTGCTGCCGTATACAGGAGCGCCTTCAGCCAGAGACTCATTTGGCCAAAGTGCACCACAGAGCGCCACAGAAAGTCATTTCTGCCTGTTGCCATCAGGCTTTACAACGCCCAAGTCTGTGCTAATTGATTCAATTATTTTCTGCACTCATTTATaggttatttattgattaatacATATGGCATGTGATTgcttcattatttattcatttatttgtttatatctaGTCATTTTGAACTATTCTCTCTTTATTATTCACTCTtaggtaaatatatattttacaaactttgtatttatcaCCTAAGATGAAATAgctttcaacaaataagcaatttccccttggggTCAATAAAGtacattctattctattctattctattctattctattctattctattctattctattctattctattctattctattctattctattctaaaggaatgaagaacaaaagtaaaatcCTGGAACCTTGAAAATCTCAGCTGCTCAGCCATTTGCCGATTCAGTGCTTTTAGAATCACAGTAAGAAGAAACTTTACAATACTTAAAACCCACCTGCTGCCCTTAGAGTAAAAGTGCAAGCATAATtagaaagttattttattctgaCTCACAAAATTTTACTCACATTTTGTGAGCTTAGCTGGAGGTACCCAAATAAAATCCTGCTTGGAGTCCCATAAAGTGCTGGCCCTCATTCCAAGCTATGTAGATTGTAGTAGTTTAGTCAAAAAATTGGAACTCCATGATGTTGTTCCTCTGTTTCTTTTGCAGACCATCTTTCTGAGGCCTACAGTGGTTCTGAGTCTGAAATTTGTTATTCCATTTGTATGTTTATTCCATTATCAGGTCCTGTTGAAACTAAGAATGCACAGaaccattctttttttttacttccgataccgatacagatatctgaaGTTTCGTATtcgatccgatacagaaaaacagtacTGAACTAattcaaaacattaatttttttttttaaacagacttaAATGTACTTaataacaaatttatttgataactctgtaTCTTTCGGCTCTTAattacaccaatagcttcacaagcttgataaaacatgtaaaaacaacaaaactatcTGTAATTTGCTCAGTCCATGCAATTGGAGTACAACGGCCAATGTaaagcaaataataaagaaattgaAGCTGACAAGAACAACAGGTTgactaccttggtcaaacatggaaaaataaacttcaacaaATCTTCTTCCagatggttcagaaagtgcaactAGAAATTccaaatataatgtaaaatacataatagaGCCTGACgttgctcagagcacaaagcatagaactAGCCTGAATGGATCTGATCGGGCACATCGTCACCGATACccgatctagaatttttttcaatatcgggACTGTTATATATATTAATGTTGCATCTCTAGTTGAAAAATGCCTCCTCAAATCAACAGGCATGTTTCTCTGGCTTCTGCTTGAAAACTTCCAATTTAGAAAGAAGCACAGAGGCTGTTGGCAACAATACAACCGAATCTCATTCCCACATGAACCGGACTCTGCTACTTTGGATTTAATCACAGTATAACCCTTGTTGACCTCGCATAAATGAGCAGTCCACCTGTGTTAGCCTCAGCATTGTTGCTGAGGCAACAGAGTAACcccagaaaatgaaaaaaggaggACTGACCACTTGGCCGAGCACAGGTCAGTCCATATTTTTCTATCAGGGTGGTGAGCTCACCTTGGGAATTCACGTCAAGCTGAGTCCAGtctgtttgctttgcttttaagCCTAAACCCCTTCACACATGGCAGAACAGgaactgaacatttttcaaggAGAGATGAGAGGAGAGGATCAGGATTTAGTTGTGAGGTTTTGGAAAATAGGCTTAGAGTTTAAAAAGCTTGTGACATGGCATTTAAACTAGATGAGTAGCATGTAAATATGCCTGTCTAGAATTTCTGTACAAGcaaattcttcttcttttcagtgACCAGTTTGGGTCAAAGCATGTCAGCATCTGTAGTAGATTTAGCTTTTTTGGTTGACATGgcacaaacattttctcattactGCAAAGTGGTTATATGAccttttagcatttattttaaaatatattgtcttcactgtaaaaatatatGTGAATGCTGGAATCCTCTGCAGCATAATAATTGATTTAACAAGTTGCAAATCAACAGAAGTACGGGTAACTATGGCTAGCTCTGCCAATGTTTATATTcctgtgttatttatttttgcacctAAATTTTCTTCAGTGTCAATAAAGTTGAGCAAACATTCAATTTACTTCATCACAAATAAATGTAGTGTAAATCaattaaactttatatttttctatatattttttaatcattatacactttaaaatgaaagaaaaaaatagactgaaatgaaatagtttacaatttaaaaattgttttgcaaTCTATTAAAGTAGgatttgatgatttttgtttaaaccAGCCCACTTTTCACCAGAGCTGGGTCACTACTTTGCTTAGTTACATTATCAAAAAGACTTCATAGAGGGATCACATTTATGGAGGTAGGTACAGGTGAACCTGCTCTGCAAGAACTCCTTCCAAATAGAGTGAAAGGTGGAACATGCAATCTGCACCAACAGTGCATTGACTATGCATCTAACCATCTCTGCTGTCACTTTTAATTAtgtctaaaagaaaaactatttaaaataagcaaacaacACTTAGCTTAGCCATGGGGACAAGTAGAGACTGGCGGCTTGCCTTGCTTA from Xiphophorus maculatus strain JP 163 A chromosome 11, X_maculatus-5.0-male, whole genome shotgun sequence carries:
- the msantd2 gene encoding myb/SANT-like DNA-binding domain-containing protein 2, coding for MAASSNAEPSPEIATPLKIPKTEVPSPESEDLSDSIQYHSNPSTPNRFSPLNVGSGTAGRTAASSSSNSFTACRGMSWTPSETNALIAVWGNERLTEARMQQLEVAGTVFSGKPPGPAMYERVSRALSDLGYERTPSQCRERMKTLRRCYSRVKEHGIGKRKSSYTLEQLEKVFGQGGWDSQSCAPVLINSSGLYQEMESDGSTLEDFSQEDWCNQVLDSAFQEGDMDTEELQVPKSRALQIQAELYELTQKREAMQTVIRILESVQLNWEHFQTWTEFSRLHLSNKLAIFGVGYNTRWRDDVRYHYAEISSQVPLGKRLREYFNPEKPEGRVIMTKVQKMNWKNVYYKFLDITISEARCLELHMEVDWIPVSRPLLASSKGSSHYLLPGFVPKTHGLYAIGCEALPACDAACTPPPPANDEEDDDSSSPRREAENGSERDVRTGPAVTYCYLGVAEDRTIQQCLSQHFQGPGKHCVYGEPSGVTRFLQENSAGAGARTDQHGGDSQQRCAVYVKFIEVELDFLSAGSLVECLETAVGYSLRFNNKETS